DNA from Methanomassiliicoccales archaeon:
CAGGTCCTCCGACGGCAGGGTGGCCGTCCCGCCCTTATCGAAAAGAAGGTTGGCTCCCGGAGGAACCTCGCCGTCACCCCGCCAGATGACCACGGCCAACCTCAGCCGGGGGAAGGCCTCGAACGACGCCGCGGCGTCGCCCATGGCCAAAGGTCGGCCGCCTAGGCTCCGTCCTCTGCTCAGCAGATCCTTCGGCTCGTTCCCAAAGCGAACGGCCAGCGGAAATAGCGCCCTCTCCCGGAAAGCGGCGGCAAAAGGTCGAGCGTCCGCCAACTGGTCGAAGGAAATCCATCCGTCGTCCCTCTTCCATCCCAGGCATCCTTTGAGGTGGTGCAGAGCGATGAGGCCCCAGGGGCTGGCCAGCTCTGGTGAGGTCATCACTATGCGGTCCCTCAGGTCCACCGAGGTCTCCCCGGCGAAGGTCCTCAGCCACAGTTCGTCGCCCTTCAGCTCCGCTCCGGAACAACGGGCCAGGTCCCTCGACGGTATCCCCTCCAAGGCGGCCCAGGCCAGGGCGACCGCTTGCCGGTAGGCGGGATTACAGGTCATTCCAGCTCCGTAGATAATCGGCCAGGCGCACGAAGTGCGCTCCCGATCCCTGCGCGTGCTCGATGAGCCGACGTAGTCCCTCCAACCCACGGTCCGCCTCCTCTTTGGTCCTGATACCGGCGCAGTAGCTCTCCAATGGATGCCAGGAGTGCGTGGC
Protein-coding regions in this window:
- a CDS encoding DUF3786 domain-containing protein, which codes for MTCNPAYRQAVALAWAALEGIPSRDLARCSGAELKGDELWLRTFAGETSVDLRDRIVMTSPELASPWGLIALHHLKGCLGWKRDDGWISFDQLADARPFAAAFRERALFPLAVRFGNEPKDLLSRGRSLGGRPLAMGDAAASFEAFPRLRLAVVIWRGDGEVPPGANLLFDKGGTATLPSEDLAEVGIDLANMLVSTDR